A single Brachybacterium sillae DNA region contains:
- the ctaD gene encoding aa3-type cytochrome oxidase subunit I: MTTYATSPTATRQSFQKTRPTSLGKQFFRVITSTDHKVIGILYMVMAFVFFCIGGVMALMIRAELWEPGLQVVVSKDQYNQLFTMHGTIMLLMFGTPLFNGFANYLVPLQIGAVDMAFPRLNMFAFWITLFGSLIAVAGFLTPQGAASFGWFAYAPLSNTTFSPGLGGDLWVFGLGLSGFGTILGSVNFITTIICMRMPGMTMFRMPVFTWNILITAVLVLMAFPPLAAALFALGADRRFDAQIFNPENGGAVLWQHLFWFFGHPEVYVLALPFFGIASEIIPAFSRKPIFGYKTLIYATITIAALSVTVWAHHMYTTGAIMLNFFSFMTMLIAVPTGVKFFNWIGTMWRGSVTFETPLLYTLGFLTTFLFGGLTGVILSSPVLDFHLSDTYFVVAHFHYVIFGTIAFEMFAGFFFWWPKMFGYKLDERLGKIQFWLLLIGFHTTFLIQHWLGVMGAPRRYVGYLAEDNFDWMNQVSTVGAFILALSTLPFFLNVFLSHTRAERVTVDDPWGYGASLEWATSCPPPRHNFHSLPRVRSERPAFDLHHPEVAAVDHVLDAEPVKNETSN, encoded by the coding sequence CACCAGTCCGACGGCCACCCGGCAGAGTTTCCAGAAGACTCGGCCGACCAGCCTCGGCAAGCAGTTCTTCCGGGTGATCACCTCCACCGATCACAAGGTGATCGGCATCCTCTACATGGTGATGGCCTTCGTCTTCTTCTGCATCGGCGGCGTCATGGCGCTGATGATCCGTGCGGAGCTGTGGGAGCCCGGCCTGCAGGTCGTGGTCTCCAAGGACCAGTACAACCAGCTGTTCACCATGCACGGCACGATCATGCTGCTGATGTTCGGCACGCCGCTGTTCAACGGTTTCGCGAACTACCTGGTGCCGTTGCAGATCGGCGCGGTCGACATGGCCTTCCCGCGGCTGAACATGTTCGCGTTCTGGATCACCCTGTTCGGCTCCCTGATCGCGGTGGCCGGCTTCCTCACCCCGCAGGGTGCGGCCTCCTTCGGCTGGTTCGCCTACGCGCCGCTGTCGAACACCACGTTCAGCCCCGGCCTCGGTGGTGATCTGTGGGTCTTCGGGCTCGGGTTGTCGGGCTTCGGCACGATCCTCGGCTCGGTCAACTTCATCACCACGATCATCTGCATGCGCATGCCCGGCATGACGATGTTCCGCATGCCGGTGTTCACCTGGAACATCCTCATCACCGCCGTGCTGGTGCTGATGGCGTTCCCCCCGCTGGCCGCCGCGCTCTTCGCCCTCGGCGCCGACCGCCGTTTCGACGCCCAGATCTTCAACCCGGAGAACGGTGGTGCGGTGCTGTGGCAGCACCTGTTCTGGTTCTTCGGCCACCCCGAGGTGTACGTGCTCGCGCTGCCGTTCTTCGGCATCGCCTCTGAGATCATCCCGGCCTTCAGCCGCAAGCCGATCTTCGGATACAAGACCCTGATCTACGCGACCATCACCATCGCTGCGCTGTCGGTGACCGTGTGGGCGCACCACATGTACACCACCGGTGCGATCATGCTGAACTTCTTCAGCTTCATGACGATGCTGATCGCAGTCCCGACCGGCGTGAAGTTCTTCAACTGGATCGGCACCATGTGGCGCGGTTCGGTGACGTTCGAGACGCCGTTGCTGTACACCCTCGGCTTCCTCACCACCTTCCTCTTCGGCGGTCTGACCGGCGTCATCCTCTCCTCGCCGGTGCTGGACTTCCACCTCTCCGACACCTACTTCGTGGTGGCCCACTTCCACTACGTCATCTTCGGCACCATCGCCTTCGAGATGTTCGCCGGGTTCTTCTTCTGGTGGCCGAAGATGTTCGGTTACAAGCTGGATGAGCGTCTGGGCAAGATCCAGTTCTGGCTGCTGTTGATCGGTTTCCACACCACCTTCCTGATCCAGCACTGGCTGGGCGTGATGGGTGCGCCGCGCCGCTACGTCGGCTACCTGGCGGAGGACAACTTCGACTGGATGAACCAGGTCTCCACTGTGGGTGCCTTCATCCTGGCGCTGTCCACCCTGCCGTTCTTCCTCAACGTGTTCCTCAGCCACACCCGCGCCGAGCGGGTCACGGTCGATGACCCGTGGGGTTACGGCGCCTCCCTGGAGTGGGCGACCTCCTGCCCGCCGCCGCGCCACAACTTCCACTCCCTGCCGCGCGTGCGTTCCGAGCGCCCCGCCTTCGACCTCCATCACCCCGAGGTGGCCGCCGTGGACCACGTCCTCGACGCGGAGCCCGTGAAGAACGAGACGAGCAACTGA
- a CDS encoding cytochrome c oxidase subunit 4: MKTFARIFLILSLFFLMLGTIYGVLSWAVAPHGIEPVGTPAILALGVMAAMIAAVAGLTAKRFGDRPEEDLEAEPSDEAGFQGVFSPYSWWPFWTAIGASLAFLGVAAGWWITVLGLVPALIGLIGWVSEYSRGYHEH; encoded by the coding sequence ATGAAGACCTTCGCGCGCATCTTCCTGATCCTCTCGCTGTTCTTCCTCATGTTGGGCACCATCTACGGTGTCCTGTCGTGGGCGGTCGCGCCGCACGGCATCGAGCCCGTCGGCACCCCGGCGATCCTCGCCCTCGGCGTGATGGCCGCGATGATCGCCGCCGTGGCGGGCCTGACCGCCAAGCGCTTCGGCGATCGTCCGGAGGAGGACCTCGAGGCCGAGCCGTCCGACGAGGCCGGCTTCCAGGGAGTGTTCTCCCCGTACAGCTGGTGGCCGTTCTGGACCGCCATCGGTGCCTCCCTGGCCTTCCTCGGTGTCGCCGCCGGTTGGTGGATCACCGTCCTCGGCCTGGTTCCCGCTCTGATCGGTCTCATCGGCTGGGTCTCGGAGTACTCCCGCGGGTACCACGAGCACTGA
- a CDS encoding sulfite exporter TauE/SafE family protein, whose amino-acid sequence MTVPIILTIAVLIGASAALYSSVGHGGGSGYLAIMALFALPATVMRPSALVLNIVVASIALVTFARHGNFSWRVFWPFAVTAIPLAYVGGTLHVPGIIHKPLLAAVLLFSAVQLVRRRPPVPEVTDADRRPPLAIALPAGALIGLLAGVTGVGGGIFLSPVLLFRGWAPVKTISGVAAAFILVNSVAGLAGQLSALHDVPWGALVWWVPAAVLGGLIGSRIGSRATDRRTIYRLLAAVLIVAAAKMLLTLGS is encoded by the coding sequence GTGACCGTTCCGATCATCCTCACGATCGCCGTCCTGATCGGCGCCTCTGCGGCCCTGTACTCCTCCGTGGGCCACGGCGGCGGATCCGGGTACCTGGCGATCATGGCTCTGTTCGCGCTCCCCGCGACGGTCATGCGCCCCTCAGCACTGGTACTGAACATCGTGGTGGCCTCGATCGCACTGGTGACCTTCGCCCGTCACGGGAACTTCTCCTGGAGGGTGTTCTGGCCCTTCGCCGTCACCGCGATCCCCCTCGCCTATGTCGGCGGCACCCTCCACGTCCCCGGCATCATCCATAAACCCCTGTTGGCAGCGGTACTGTTGTTCTCCGCTGTACAGCTCGTGCGTCGGCGGCCGCCCGTCCCGGAGGTCACTGACGCTGATCGCCGCCCACCGCTCGCGATCGCCCTGCCCGCGGGGGCGCTCATCGGTCTCCTCGCCGGGGTGACCGGTGTCGGCGGTGGGATCTTCCTCAGCCCGGTCCTTCTCTTCCGCGGATGGGCGCCGGTGAAGACCATCTCCGGCGTCGCTGCGGCGTTCATCCTCGTGAACTCCGTCGCGGGTCTCGCGGGTCAGCTGTCTGCCCTGCACGACGTGCCGTGGGGCGCACTCGTGTGGTGGGTCCCGGCGGCGGTACTCGGCGGGCTGATCGGTTCCCGTATCGGTTCGCGGGCCACCGACCGACGGACGATCTATCGCCTGCTGGCGGCCGTGCTCATCGTCGCGGCCGCGAAGATGCTCCTCACGCTCGGCAGCTGA
- the qcrB gene encoding cytochrome bc1 complex cytochrome b subunit has protein sequence MTTHSSTTRPATTDAVAQRPTGSRAVRLGTVGGDWLDSRVGGASLVRHFARKIFPDHWSFMFGEVALYSFVILLISGAFLTMFFVPSMDEVEYAGMYEPMHGVHMSRAYASTLDLSFEVKGGLLFRQMHHWAALVFMVSIFVHMFRVFFTGAFRKPRELNWLVGFALMILGMVAGFSGYSLPDDVLSGNGLRIADGLMKSIPLVGTYLSFFLFGGEFPGTDIIPRLFTIHILIIPALILGLIALHLTMLVAHKHTHYPGPGRTDRNVVGFPLFPVYTAKAGGFFFLVFGIITLISATTAINPVWIYGPYDPSPVSAGSQPDWYMLFTDGGLRLIPGWEFTIFGYVISLNMLIPLMYYGVFLGALALWPFLEAWVTGDDREHHVLDLPYNTPVRTAFGVAWISQYLILCLAATNDLVAIALNLSINDLTWIYRISFFVVPVLVFFITKRICLSIQRHKRDLVLHGVETSKVVRMPDGEMLEVHEPLNEYDRWTLVSRDDHRPLAAGNGVSSLRAKMSSFFFKDRIEPITPAELREAQEHAAHERHRIDEMLARGEARELHTAGRH, from the coding sequence ATGACGACCCACTCCTCCACCACCCGGCCCGCCACCACCGACGCGGTGGCGCAGCGCCCCACGGGCAGCCGCGCCGTCCGTCTCGGGACCGTCGGCGGGGACTGGCTGGACTCCCGTGTCGGCGGCGCAAGTCTGGTGCGCCACTTCGCGCGGAAGATCTTCCCGGACCACTGGTCCTTCATGTTCGGCGAGGTCGCGCTGTACAGCTTCGTGATCCTGCTGATCTCTGGCGCGTTCCTGACGATGTTCTTCGTCCCCTCCATGGACGAGGTGGAGTACGCCGGGATGTACGAGCCGATGCACGGCGTGCACATGTCGCGGGCCTACGCCTCCACCCTCGACCTATCGTTCGAGGTGAAGGGCGGTCTGCTGTTCCGCCAGATGCACCACTGGGCGGCGCTGGTCTTCATGGTGTCGATCTTCGTGCACATGTTCCGCGTGTTCTTCACCGGTGCGTTCCGCAAGCCGCGAGAGCTGAACTGGCTCGTCGGCTTCGCCCTGATGATCCTCGGCATGGTGGCCGGCTTCTCCGGGTACTCCCTCCCGGATGACGTGCTCTCCGGCAACGGTCTGCGCATCGCCGACGGCCTCATGAAGTCGATCCCGCTGGTGGGCACCTACCTCTCGTTCTTCCTCTTCGGAGGCGAGTTCCCCGGCACCGACATCATCCCGCGCCTGTTCACGATCCACATCCTGATCATCCCGGCGCTGATCCTGGGCCTGATCGCCCTGCACCTGACGATGCTGGTGGCGCACAAGCACACGCACTACCCGGGTCCGGGTCGCACCGACCGGAACGTGGTCGGCTTCCCGCTGTTCCCGGTGTACACCGCGAAGGCCGGTGGCTTCTTCTTCCTGGTCTTCGGCATCATCACGCTGATCTCCGCCACCACAGCGATCAACCCGGTGTGGATTTACGGCCCGTACGACCCCTCCCCGGTGTCGGCCGGTTCGCAGCCCGACTGGTACATGCTCTTCACCGATGGCGGCCTGCGCCTCATCCCGGGCTGGGAGTTCACGATCTTCGGGTACGTGATCTCGCTGAACATGCTGATCCCGCTCATGTACTACGGAGTCTTCCTGGGTGCCCTGGCGCTGTGGCCGTTCCTCGAGGCCTGGGTGACCGGTGACGACCGCGAGCATCACGTTCTGGACCTCCCCTACAACACGCCGGTGCGCACCGCCTTCGGCGTCGCGTGGATCTCCCAGTACCTGATCCTGTGCCTCGCGGCCACCAACGACCTCGTCGCGATCGCACTGAACCTGTCGATCAACGACCTCACCTGGATCTACCGGATCAGCTTCTTCGTGGTTCCGGTGCTGGTCTTCTTCATCACGAAGCGCATCTGTCTGTCGATCCAGCGTCACAAGCGCGATCTGGTGCTGCACGGCGTCGAGACCTCGAAGGTCGTGCGGATGCCCGATGGCGAGATGCTCGAGGTGCACGAGCCGCTCAACGAGTACGACCGCTGGACCCTGGTCAGCCGCGACGATCACCGGCCGCTGGCCGCCGGCAACGGGGTCTCCTCGCTGCGGGCGAAGATGTCGTCCTTCTTCTTCAAGGACCGCATCGAGCCGATCACTCCGGCTGAGCTGCGTGAGGCCCAGGAGCATGCCGCCCACGAGCGTCACCGCATCGACGAGATGCTGGCTCGCGGCGAGGCTCGCGAGCTGCACACCGCGGGACGCCACTGA
- the qcrA gene encoding cytochrome bc1 complex Rieske iron-sulfur subunit, translating into MSTQRQQHHRNLDGSAPRRGVSTIQAPEGGGFPNPGLPPHEHRQADHDPRAAKRAERIVAAMFLLSLLGTILFIASYFLVTPLGRNLFAPSGTLAAVKWSNLFTGLGLAISVFFIGAAAVHWAKTLMPDEEMVEERHSLESDEEGKRAAGRIITDGLKESGIGRRPLIVGSMIAALAALPVAVLAPLSTLGPLPGNKLHHTFWKQGMRLARDVDGTPIRAADVAMNSIFHVMPEDLTPETEHYLEERAKAAAVIVRIDPKLGKNAESLDNGYEGILAFSKICTHVGCPVALYEQQTHHLLCPCHQSTFDVTDGAKVIFGPAHRPLPQLPIEVDDEGYLVARGDFLSPIGPSFWDIHKEK; encoded by the coding sequence GTGAGCACTCAGCGTCAGCAGCACCACCGCAACCTGGACGGCAGCGCCCCGCGCCGCGGTGTGAGCACCATCCAGGCGCCCGAGGGCGGTGGCTTCCCCAACCCAGGTCTGCCCCCGCACGAGCACCGTCAGGCCGATCACGACCCGCGTGCCGCCAAGCGCGCCGAGCGGATCGTCGCCGCGATGTTCCTGCTCTCCCTGCTGGGCACGATCCTGTTCATCGCCTCGTACTTCCTCGTCACGCCCCTGGGCCGCAACCTGTTCGCGCCCTCCGGCACTCTGGCGGCCGTGAAGTGGTCCAACCTGTTCACGGGTCTGGGCCTGGCGATCTCCGTGTTCTTCATCGGTGCGGCCGCCGTGCACTGGGCCAAGACCCTCATGCCCGACGAGGAGATGGTCGAGGAGCGCCACTCCCTCGAGTCCGATGAGGAGGGCAAGCGCGCCGCCGGTCGGATCATCACCGATGGGCTGAAGGAGTCCGGCATCGGGCGTCGCCCGCTGATCGTCGGCTCGATGATCGCGGCCCTGGCCGCCTTGCCGGTGGCCGTGCTCGCCCCGCTGTCGACGCTCGGCCCGCTGCCGGGGAACAAGCTCCACCACACCTTCTGGAAGCAGGGCATGCGCCTGGCGCGTGACGTGGACGGCACCCCGATCCGCGCGGCGGATGTGGCCATGAACTCGATCTTCCACGTCATGCCGGAGGACCTCACCCCGGAGACGGAGCACTACCTCGAGGAGCGCGCCAAGGCGGCCGCGGTGATCGTGCGCATCGACCCGAAGCTCGGGAAGAACGCCGAGAGTCTCGACAACGGGTACGAGGGCATCCTGGCCTTCTCGAAAATCTGCACCCACGTGGGCTGCCCGGTGGCCCTGTACGAGCAGCAGACCCACCACTTGCTGTGCCCGTGCCACCAGTCGACCTTCGACGTCACCGACGGCGCGAAGGTGATCTTCGGCCCGGCGCACCGCCCGCTCCCGCAGCTGCCCATCGAGGTCGACGACGAGGGCTACCTGGTGGCCCGCGGCGACTTCCTCTCCCCGATCGGTCCCAGCTTCTGGGACATCCACAAGGAGAAGTGA
- the qcrC gene encoding cytochrome bc1 complex diheme cytochrome c subunit, translating to MKALSAHRHHPMAYLVILLIALVATGGLYAAFQPRPAQAEEYSAQDVEAGRALFLANCATCHGTEATGLRDSDGNTIGPSLVGVGAAAVDFQVGTGRMPMQASGAQAARKPPQMNEEQTRQLAAYVASLAPGPSVPAEEYLSGGDPAKGGEIFRVNCAMCHNAAGAGGALTRGKYAPPVVGLEPRHVYEAMVTGPQNMPVFDDSNLSPEDKRDVIAYLNSLEENGSPGGLSLGSLGPVTEGLYAWTIILTLLMGTAFWLGAKAK from the coding sequence GTGAAGGCACTGTCCGCTCACCGCCATCACCCGATGGCCTACCTGGTGATCCTGTTGATCGCCCTGGTGGCCACGGGCGGCCTGTATGCGGCGTTCCAGCCGCGGCCCGCCCAGGCCGAGGAGTACTCGGCGCAGGACGTCGAGGCCGGCCGCGCCCTGTTCCTGGCCAACTGCGCCACGTGCCACGGCACCGAGGCCACGGGTCTGCGGGACTCCGACGGCAACACGATCGGCCCGTCCCTGGTCGGCGTGGGTGCCGCCGCCGTCGACTTCCAGGTCGGCACCGGTCGTATGCCGATGCAGGCCTCCGGCGCGCAGGCCGCGCGGAAGCCCCCGCAGATGAACGAGGAGCAGACCCGCCAGCTCGCCGCCTACGTGGCCTCCCTGGCCCCCGGCCCGAGCGTCCCGGCCGAGGAGTACCTCTCCGGCGGTGATCCCGCCAAGGGAGGCGAGATCTTCCGCGTCAACTGCGCCATGTGCCACAACGCCGCCGGTGCCGGTGGCGCCCTGACCCGCGGCAAGTACGCGCCGCCGGTCGTGGGCCTCGAGCCCAGGCACGTGTACGAGGCGATGGTGACCGGCCCGCAGAACATGCCGGTGTTCGACGATTCCAATCTCTCCCCGGAGGACAAGCGCGACGTGATCGCCTACCTGAACTCGCTGGAGGAGAACGGCTCCCCCGGTGGTCTGTCGCTGGGCTCCCTGGGCCCGGTCACCGAGGGCCTGTACGCCTGGACCATCATCCTGACCCTTCTCATGGGGACCGCGTTCTGGCTGGGGGCGAAGGCCAAGTGA
- the ctaE gene encoding aa3-type cytochrome oxidase subunit III — protein MTTATLPQSSAPAVGRPNATQIGTLVWLSSELMFFGALFAMFFTLHSMVPDVFLEGGSHFRHGFALLNTVILVLSSFTCQMGVWAAEGHFPWTGHIAPRKSRTGSIFNIAGWGMVEWYTLTFLMGAVFVAGQATEYTELVHAGVTMSSSPFGSIFYLSTGFHGLHVLGGLIAFLFVLARAFSAQRFTQHEQVAAICISYYWHFVDVVWIVLFFVVYLMDPVFKGAPMNWAIF, from the coding sequence GTGACTACTGCGACCCTGCCCCAGAGCTCCGCTCCCGCCGTCGGCCGCCCCAACGCCACGCAGATCGGCACGCTGGTCTGGTTGTCCAGCGAGCTGATGTTCTTCGGCGCGCTGTTCGCGATGTTCTTCACGCTGCACTCGATGGTGCCGGACGTGTTCCTCGAGGGCGGTTCGCATTTCCGCCACGGCTTCGCCCTGCTGAACACCGTGATCCTGGTGCTCAGCTCCTTCACCTGCCAGATGGGTGTGTGGGCCGCGGAGGGGCACTTCCCGTGGACCGGCCACATCGCACCGCGCAAGTCCCGCACCGGCAGCATCTTCAACATCGCAGGCTGGGGCATGGTCGAGTGGTACACCCTGACCTTCCTCATGGGCGCGGTGTTCGTCGCCGGCCAGGCCACGGAGTACACCGAGCTGGTGCACGCGGGCGTGACGATGTCGTCCTCGCCCTTCGGCTCGATCTTCTACCTCTCCACCGGCTTCCACGGCCTGCACGTGCTCGGCGGCCTCATCGCCTTCCTGTTCGTGCTCGCCCGTGCGTTCTCGGCGCAGCGCTTCACGCAGCATGAGCAGGTCGCGGCGATCTGCATCTCCTACTACTGGCACTTCGTCGATGTGGTGTGGATCGTGCTGTTCTTCGTCGTCTATCTGATGGATCCCGTCTTCAAGGGCGCTCCGATGAACTGGGCGATCTTCTGA
- the trpD gene encoding anthranilate phosphoribosyltransferase: MTERPRSFPSLTASLLAGRDLTAEEAAWAMEEVMDGAAPSIALAGFLVALSAKGVVPRELAAFADAMIGHARRLPVDRHAVDIVGTGGDMAQTVNISTMASLVIAATGRRVVKHGNRASSSKSGSADVLEALGVRLDLEVDAVARMVEQVGITFAFAQVFHPSMRFAAEARKGLGVPTVFNVLGPITNPGRPRAGAVGVAAAPLAPIVAEVFASRGTSALVFRGQDGLDELSVAAASDVWEVRGGTVSHTVLDPETDLGLQRSPLEALRGGTAEENAQVVRDLLAGRTGAVRDAVLLNAAAGIVAHDGIASQEAAEGGLPSSAEVPSLVERLRGAVAEGAAAIDSGAGDRLLTRWIEASSQA, translated from the coding sequence ATGACTGAGCGTCCCCGGTCCTTCCCGTCCCTGACCGCCTCGTTGCTGGCGGGTCGTGATCTCACCGCCGAGGAGGCCGCCTGGGCCATGGAAGAGGTGATGGACGGTGCGGCGCCGTCGATCGCTCTGGCCGGATTCCTCGTGGCACTCAGCGCCAAGGGCGTCGTCCCGCGGGAGCTCGCTGCCTTCGCGGACGCGATGATCGGCCATGCCCGCCGGTTGCCCGTCGATCGTCATGCCGTCGACATCGTCGGCACCGGTGGGGACATGGCCCAGACCGTCAACATCTCCACCATGGCCTCGCTGGTGATCGCCGCGACCGGCCGCCGGGTGGTCAAGCACGGCAACCGGGCCTCGAGTTCGAAGTCCGGTTCGGCGGATGTGCTGGAGGCTCTCGGGGTGCGCCTGGATCTCGAGGTCGACGCCGTCGCCCGCATGGTCGAGCAGGTGGGCATCACCTTCGCCTTCGCCCAGGTGTTCCACCCGTCCATGCGGTTCGCGGCGGAGGCCCGCAAGGGACTCGGTGTGCCCACGGTGTTCAACGTGCTCGGTCCGATCACCAACCCGGGACGGCCCCGCGCCGGTGCCGTCGGTGTGGCCGCCGCGCCGCTGGCGCCGATCGTGGCGGAGGTCTTCGCCTCCCGTGGCACCTCCGCGCTGGTGTTCCGCGGGCAGGACGGCCTCGACGAGTTGAGTGTGGCCGCGGCCAGCGACGTGTGGGAGGTCCGCGGAGGGACGGTGAGCCACACCGTGCTCGACCCCGAGACGGACCTGGGGCTGCAGCGCAGCCCCCTGGAGGCGCTGCGCGGAGGGACCGCTGAGGAGAACGCTCAGGTCGTCCGGGATCTGCTGGCCGGCCGGACCGGAGCGGTGCGCGATGCCGTGCTGCTCAACGCCGCCGCCGGTATCGTCGCGCACGACGGCATCGCCTCTCAGGAGGCGGCTGAGGGCGGGCTCCCCTCGAGCGCTGAGGTCCCGTCTCTGGTGGAGCGGCTGCGGGGCGCTGTCGCCGAGGGGGCTGCGGCGATCGACTCCGGTGCCGGGGACCGCCTGCTCACCCGCTGGATCGAGGCCTCCTCGCAGGCCTGA
- a CDS encoding Lrp/AsnC family transcriptional regulator: MITAIVSIQVEPSRIPEVAAAVVDLPGISRVWSVTGDVDLIAVAEVRRHEDLAEVIADRLSKVEGILDTTTNIAFKTYSSQDLDVAFDLGNDS, encoded by the coding sequence ATGATCACCGCCATCGTCTCCATCCAGGTCGAGCCCTCCCGTATCCCGGAGGTCGCCGCGGCGGTGGTGGATCTGCCGGGGATCTCCCGGGTGTGGTCCGTGACGGGTGATGTCGATCTGATCGCGGTGGCGGAGGTCCGCCGCCACGAGGATCTCGCCGAGGTGATCGCCGACCGGCTCAGCAAGGTCGAGGGCATCCTCGACACCACCACGAACATCGCCTTCAAGACGTACTCGTCCCAGGATCTCGACGTCGCCTTCGACCTCGGCAACGACTCCTGA
- a CDS encoding DEDD exonuclease domain-containing protein, translated as MTTARRPQLSFEDLGTPLAEADLVVVDLETTGTDPQADAITEIGAVRVRGGEVIGEFRTFVDPQRPIPAYIALLTGISDATVRDAPRIDVALPMFLDFARGAAFVAHNARFDMGFLRAAAARLDEPWPRAEVIDTLALARRAFPRGEVRDHRLGTLAAHVGATTSPEHRALADARATVDVLHALIERLGPAAATVEDLASAHRRVAPVQLRKKHLAASVPSAPGVYQFLDAGGSVLYVGTSRDLRSRVRTYFTAAETRRKVLDMLPRAEEIRTIVCETATEAAVRELRIIAEEQPPANRHGLRPEKALWLRLGPRGEGLRAVRLARDESDGSAHIGPLRSRHEVEPLRGLLMDAVLADRARAGGDHRQALRRIMVEDPTPLLRTSASRLRALAEAGRYEDASALRDRVEMFLRAAHRASRLRALAAVPLLVAARPARLIGGLPGWELLAIRHGLFAGTHVVHRTADPVAAARALARESEASAAAPAPLCQGHHQESEILLEWLGSEGVRLVVVDGEWAVPRHAQFTVEALQRAYERGQGPWERGQ; from the coding sequence GTGACCACCGCTCGACGCCCGCAGCTGTCCTTCGAGGACCTCGGCACGCCTCTCGCCGAAGCTGACCTGGTGGTGGTGGACCTCGAGACGACCGGCACGGATCCGCAGGCCGATGCGATCACCGAGATCGGTGCGGTGCGGGTGCGCGGCGGTGAGGTGATCGGGGAGTTCCGCACCTTCGTCGATCCGCAGCGGCCGATCCCGGCATACATCGCGTTGCTCACGGGCATCAGCGACGCCACGGTGCGCGACGCCCCCCGCATCGACGTCGCCCTGCCGATGTTCCTCGACTTCGCGCGCGGTGCCGCGTTCGTCGCTCACAACGCCCGCTTCGACATGGGGTTCCTGCGGGCCGCGGCGGCGCGTCTGGACGAACCGTGGCCCCGTGCCGAGGTGATCGACACCCTCGCCCTCGCCCGTCGGGCCTTCCCCCGGGGGGAGGTGCGCGACCACCGCCTGGGCACCCTCGCCGCGCATGTCGGCGCCACCACCTCTCCGGAGCATCGGGCCCTGGCCGACGCCCGCGCCACCGTCGATGTGCTCCACGCACTCATCGAACGGCTGGGTCCGGCGGCCGCCACGGTCGAGGACCTCGCCTCGGCCCATCGCCGGGTGGCACCGGTGCAGCTGCGCAAGAAACATCTGGCGGCGTCGGTGCCCTCTGCCCCGGGGGTGTACCAGTTCCTCGATGCCGGCGGGTCGGTGCTGTACGTCGGCACCAGCCGTGATCTGCGCTCCCGGGTGCGCACCTACTTCACTGCCGCCGAGACCCGCCGCAAGGTCCTCGACATGCTGCCCCGCGCCGAGGAGATCCGCACCATCGTGTGCGAGACCGCCACCGAGGCCGCGGTGCGGGAGCTGAGGATCATCGCCGAAGAGCAACCCCCGGCGAACCGCCACGGGCTGCGACCGGAGAAGGCTCTGTGGCTGCGTCTGGGGCCGCGCGGAGAAGGACTGCGCGCGGTGCGCCTGGCCCGCGATGAGTCCGACGGTTCCGCCCACATCGGCCCGCTGCGGTCCCGGCATGAGGTCGAGCCGCTGCGGGGACTGTTGATGGACGCGGTGCTCGCCGACCGCGCCCGCGCCGGTGGGGACCACCGGCAGGCGCTGCGCCGGATCATGGTGGAGGACCCCACTCCCCTGCTGCGCACGAGCGCCTCCCGTCTGCGCGCTCTCGCGGAGGCCGGCCGCTACGAGGACGCGTCCGCCCTGCGCGACCGTGTCGAGATGTTCCTGCGCGCCGCCCACCGGGCCTCGCGTCTACGCGCCCTGGCGGCGGTCCCGCTGCTGGTGGCAGCGCGGCCCGCCCGCCTGATCGGGGGCCTGCCCGGCTGGGAACTGCTGGCGATCCGTCACGGCCTGTTCGCCGGAACCCATGTGGTGCACCGCACTGCCGATCCGGTCGCGGCCGCCCGCGCCCTGGCCCGGGAGAGCGAGGCCTCGGCGGCCGCACCCGCTCCCCTGTGCCAGGGACACCACCAGGAGAGCGAGATCCTCCTGGAGTGGCTCGGATCGGAGGGCGTGCGGCTGGTCGTCGTCGATGGGGAGTGGGCGGTGCCGCGGCACGCGCAGTTCACCGTGGAGGCGCTGCAGCGGGCCTATGAGCGGGGGCAGGGCCCGTGGGAACGCGGGCAGTAG